A genomic window from Planococcus rifietoensis includes:
- a CDS encoding LysR family transcriptional regulator, whose amino-acid sequence MLGKLHTFQVLAECGSYTEAAKQLYCSQPSVSQHIRYLEEYYGVKLIIRKKQHIELTERGILLQKQARQLLDLFEATQQLMATPAAQKPVAIYMSNHIAENYYEELFDVHAACCKACPFEINGRCYTELRGQLMAKKAKFAVMPIYPADAKLHQSYDIQGLFEEEFQLVFSASHPLATRKVIYAKDLKHAAVLQTQSRHMQTLIQQALEAKGVEAFYMQMTDFKIIKKALRQSDSVSFLPLKALDSTDASLVYRSVKGLRIVRQNGLVIDTEQKLTEAEQAYCDHISEKLSSF is encoded by the coding sequence GTGCTGGGGAAATTACATACCTTTCAAGTGCTGGCTGAATGTGGATCCTATACCGAGGCGGCGAAACAGCTGTATTGCTCGCAGCCTTCCGTCAGCCAGCACATCCGCTATTTGGAAGAATACTACGGCGTGAAACTCATCATCCGCAAAAAGCAGCACATTGAGCTGACAGAGCGCGGCATTCTCTTACAAAAACAAGCCAGGCAGCTGCTCGACTTGTTTGAGGCGACGCAGCAACTCATGGCCACGCCTGCCGCCCAAAAGCCAGTTGCCATTTATATGAGCAACCACATTGCCGAAAATTATTACGAAGAATTATTCGATGTCCACGCGGCTTGCTGCAAGGCCTGCCCTTTTGAAATCAACGGCCGATGCTATACGGAATTGCGCGGGCAGTTAATGGCCAAGAAAGCCAAGTTCGCTGTCATGCCGATTTATCCTGCAGATGCGAAATTACACCAATCGTATGACATTCAAGGCTTGTTTGAGGAAGAATTCCAGTTGGTCTTCTCCGCGAGCCATCCTTTGGCGACCCGAAAAGTGATCTATGCCAAAGACCTCAAACATGCAGCGGTGTTGCAGACACAAAGCAGGCATATGCAAACACTCATCCAGCAGGCGCTCGAAGCGAAAGGCGTCGAGGCTTTCTATATGCAGATGACCGATTTCAAGATCATCAAAAAAGCGCTGAGGCAAAGTGATTCGGTTTCCTTTCTTCCGCTAAAAGCGCTCGATTCAACGGACGCTTCCTTGGTTTACCGTTCCGTCAAAGGGCTGCGCATTGTCCGGCAAAACGGGCTCGTCATTGATACGGAACAAAAATTAACCGAAGCAGAACAAGCCTATTGCGATCACATTTCGGAAAAGCTCTCTTCATTTTAA
- a CDS encoding undecaprenyl-diphosphate phosphatase encodes MEIIEILKALVLGIVEGLTEFAPISSTGHMIIFDDLWLNTEGFLGAPSANTFKIVIQLGSILAVVFVFWKRMLSLVGLYKIEQDTPAKFNILHVVIGIIPAGVFGLLFEDFIDENLFSIETVLVGLVVGAFFMIIADKFGPKKPSINSLDEISYLKALSVGAVQCFSLWPGFSRSGSTISGGVLLGLDHRTAADFTFIMAVPIMLGASIVSLVKNWEAISFDHLSFYAAGFVTAFIFALISIKFFLKLISRIKLVPFAIYRIVLASVLAFIVFL; translated from the coding sequence ATGGAGATCATCGAAATATTGAAAGCGCTGGTGCTCGGGATAGTGGAAGGCCTAACCGAATTTGCGCCCATCTCATCAACAGGGCATATGATCATCTTTGATGATTTATGGCTTAACACGGAAGGGTTTTTAGGGGCTCCATCAGCCAATACCTTCAAAATCGTCATTCAGCTTGGATCCATACTCGCAGTCGTTTTCGTCTTCTGGAAACGCATGTTGAGCCTTGTCGGTTTATACAAAATCGAGCAAGATACGCCCGCAAAATTTAATATCCTGCACGTCGTAATAGGCATTATTCCAGCGGGGGTTTTCGGCTTGCTGTTTGAAGACTTTATTGATGAGAACCTTTTCAGCATCGAAACAGTTCTGGTCGGTTTGGTCGTCGGCGCATTCTTTATGATCATTGCCGACAAATTCGGGCCCAAAAAGCCATCCATCAATTCACTGGATGAAATTAGCTACCTCAAGGCATTAAGTGTGGGGGCGGTTCAGTGCTTCTCGCTGTGGCCAGGCTTTTCCCGTTCTGGTTCGACCATTTCAGGAGGCGTACTCCTTGGGCTGGACCATCGAACCGCAGCTGATTTCACTTTCATCATGGCTGTCCCGATTATGCTTGGAGCTTCGATCGTTTCCCTCGTAAAAAATTGGGAAGCCATTTCGTTCGATCATCTCAGCTTTTATGCCGCAGGATTTGTCACGGCATTTATCTTTGCGTTGATTTCCATCAAGTTTTTCCTGAAATTGATTTCACGCATCAAACTTGTGCCTTTTGCTATTTACCGCATCGTGCTCGCGAGCGTTTTGGCGTTCATTGTGTTTCTTTAA
- a CDS encoding transcriptional regulator GutM yields MFLITFVLVKNKCKKEWRGFVLWGWFIALFAGIWILQILMTKVQLKNYQATLKKMSNRPSGYLGVGIQKQKMGIGVIAIVVTNEEGSLIESQLMKGVTVFSRFEAFPKYNGLDIESLKEKLDEDTDGQAFKMAIEKIEAQMSKKTNLAV; encoded by the coding sequence ATGTTTTTAATAACATTTGTGCTGGTTAAGAACAAATGTAAAAAAGAGTGGAGGGGATTTGTTTTGTGGGGATGGTTTATCGCTTTGTTTGCAGGGATATGGATCCTTCAAATTTTGATGACAAAAGTCCAATTGAAAAATTACCAAGCTACATTAAAGAAAATGAGCAACCGGCCTTCAGGATATTTAGGGGTAGGCATACAGAAACAAAAAATGGGGATAGGCGTAATCGCTATCGTGGTAACCAATGAAGAAGGCTCATTGATCGAGAGCCAACTCATGAAAGGCGTGACGGTGTTCAGCCGGTTTGAAGCCTTCCCTAAATACAATGGGTTGGATATAGAATCGTTAAAAGAAAAACTGGACGAAGATACCGACGGCCAGGCTTTTAAAATGGCAATTGAAAAAATTGAAGCGCAAATGAGCAAAAAGACAAATCTAGCAGTATAA
- a CDS encoding M4 family metallopeptidase — protein MKKKYIVPVILSSALVASSFTASTTLANGQQGNGAPDKTWNENANVPVFVKEKIAEKRASSNASNALDYLAENENKTGLKNPKKNLKQKEIEKDSLGMTHVRFNQAVNGVPVEGAEVVVHYNAQDELVSVNGSHFPEASASNVDTTPAVSVLTAVQTAKGAVDAPEELEYAPESEVVVYPFDGENYLAYKVNVNFLGDEPGNWFVFVDAKNGKVIDQYNAIMHAEDIHQSVGTGVLGEQRKIHTTKSKEAKGGTTFSLSDESHEGLEGIYTFDANDGEIVTNYSASWKDEYLRPAVDAHYNSEQVYEYFHDEHDRNSLDDNDMAIISYVHYGENYNNAFWNGRHMTYGDGDGSFMVPLSAGLDVAAHEMTHGVISNSANLQYRFESGALNESFADIFGALVDEDDWEVGEDIMGPDAIEDGRVSLRSLSDPSKYPVNAAYVEYGDGEGNYPSHMDEFYDLPRSLDNGGVHINSSITNHAAYLIGEEIGKEKLGQIFYRALTVYLTPTSNFSEARKLIVQSAADIYGEGSAEEKATAKGFDDVGITE, from the coding sequence TTGAAGAAAAAATATATTGTACCTGTCATTTTATCATCAGCTCTCGTCGCAAGTTCGTTTACAGCCAGCACCACATTGGCAAATGGCCAACAAGGAAATGGAGCGCCAGATAAAACGTGGAATGAAAATGCCAATGTCCCTGTATTCGTCAAAGAGAAAATTGCCGAGAAGCGGGCATCCAGCAATGCGTCAAATGCGCTTGATTATCTAGCGGAAAACGAGAACAAGACCGGTCTGAAAAATCCCAAGAAAAACTTAAAGCAAAAAGAAATTGAAAAAGATTCACTCGGCATGACACACGTCCGCTTTAACCAGGCCGTCAACGGTGTACCAGTGGAGGGAGCGGAAGTGGTCGTTCACTACAACGCGCAAGATGAATTGGTTTCCGTCAACGGCAGCCATTTCCCTGAAGCGTCCGCCAGCAACGTCGACACGACGCCGGCTGTCAGTGTCTTGACGGCCGTTCAAACAGCTAAGGGTGCAGTCGATGCACCGGAAGAGCTTGAGTATGCGCCCGAATCGGAAGTGGTCGTCTATCCGTTTGACGGTGAAAACTATCTGGCTTATAAGGTCAACGTCAACTTCCTCGGAGACGAGCCCGGCAACTGGTTTGTCTTTGTCGATGCGAAAAACGGTAAAGTAATCGATCAGTACAACGCGATTATGCATGCAGAAGACATCCATCAATCCGTCGGGACCGGTGTACTTGGCGAGCAGCGCAAAATCCACACGACAAAGAGTAAAGAAGCCAAGGGAGGCACAACTTTCAGTCTGTCGGATGAGTCGCACGAAGGCTTGGAAGGCATCTATACGTTTGATGCCAACGACGGCGAAATTGTCACGAACTACAGCGCTTCGTGGAAAGATGAATACTTGCGCCCAGCTGTCGACGCGCATTATAACTCGGAGCAAGTGTATGAATATTTCCATGATGAACACGACCGCAACTCGCTCGACGACAACGACATGGCGATCATTTCCTATGTGCATTACGGCGAAAACTATAACAACGCATTCTGGAATGGCCGCCATATGACTTACGGCGATGGCGATGGCTCGTTCATGGTGCCATTGTCAGCCGGCTTGGACGTCGCAGCACACGAAATGACGCACGGCGTGATCTCCAATTCCGCGAATCTCCAGTACCGTTTTGAATCCGGCGCGTTGAATGAATCCTTTGCAGATATTTTCGGCGCCTTGGTTGATGAAGACGATTGGGAAGTCGGGGAAGACATCATGGGTCCTGACGCTATAGAAGACGGAAGGGTGTCGCTGCGCAGCTTAAGCGACCCAAGCAAATATCCAGTTAACGCGGCTTACGTTGAGTACGGCGACGGTGAAGGTAACTATCCTTCCCATATGGATGAATTCTATGACTTGCCGAGAAGTTTGGATAATGGCGGCGTCCATATTAATTCATCCATTACCAACCACGCAGCTTACTTGATCGGCGAAGAAATCGGCAAGGAAAAACTCGGCCAGATTTTCTACCGTGCCTTGACGGTCTACTTGACACCAACTTCCAACTTTAGCGAAGCCCGCAAACTCATTGTCCAGTCAGCAGCCGACATTTATGGAGAAGGAAGTGCGGAAGAAAAAGCCACGGCTAAAGGATTTGACGATGTAGGCATTACCGAATAA
- a CDS encoding PTS glucitol/sorbitol transporter subunit IIC has protein sequence MDFLVSLAEGFIGMFQAGADTFTGLVTGIIPLLIVLITAINALIRLIGEERINRLAARSTKNIILRYTIFPVLAVFFLTNPMAYTFGKFLPEKQKPAFYDSAVSFVHPITGLFPHANPAELFVYLGIAAGITELGLSLGPLAIRFFLVGVIVILIRGIVTEFITIRMMKSKGMEV, from the coding sequence ATGGATTTTTTAGTATCGCTCGCTGAAGGCTTTATCGGCATGTTCCAAGCAGGTGCAGATACATTTACAGGGCTTGTGACAGGGATTATTCCATTACTGATCGTCTTGATCACAGCAATCAATGCATTGATCCGGTTGATCGGTGAAGAGCGCATCAATCGTTTGGCCGCAAGAAGCACCAAAAATATTATTTTGCGCTATACGATCTTCCCGGTTCTAGCAGTCTTCTTTTTAACAAACCCAATGGCTTATACATTCGGTAAGTTTTTGCCGGAAAAACAAAAGCCGGCTTTCTATGATTCCGCTGTATCATTTGTGCATCCGATCACCGGACTATTCCCGCACGCAAACCCTGCCGAGCTGTTCGTCTATCTTGGAATCGCAGCAGGTATCACGGAATTGGGGCTATCGTTGGGGCCTTTGGCGATCCGTTTCTTCTTAGTGGGCGTCATTGTCATCCTGATTCGTGGAATCGTCACGGAATTCATTACGATCCGCATGATGAAATCTAAAGGCATGGAAGTCTAA